The nucleotide sequence GGGCCGCGCCGAGTACGCCGACTGGGCGCCGGCGCCGGAGAAGGCCCCGGGGTTCTCCGACCAGGACGCCCCGATGATGTACGCCCTGTCCCTCAACGCGGTCACCGAGGACCACGCCGACGGCCCCCGGCTGCGGGTCGCCTGGGCCTTCCCCGGCGCCCTGTTCCGCGAGCCCGACATCAAGGAGCTCAGCGAGATCTGGGCCCAGGTGCTCCAGGCCCTGGTCACCCATGTCGAGGGCGGCGCCTCCGGCGGCCACACGCCCTCGGACCTGCCGCTGGTGTCGCTGAGCCAGCAGGAGATCGACGAACTCGAAGACGAGTTGGACGACGAGTCGGACGAAGACGAGCTCGACGAGGAGTGGGGGATCACCCGGTGAAGCAATCCCGGATCGAGGACGTACTGCCTCTGGGGCCGTTGCAGGAGGGACTGCTGTTCCACGCCCTGTACGACACCGAGGGAATCGACCCCTACACCGTGCAGAGCGTGTTCCACCTCGAGGGCGACATCGACACCGACGCCCTCAAGGCCGCCGGCCGTGCCCTGCTTAAGCGGCACGCCGTGCTGCGCGCCGGGTTCCGGCACAAGGGCGGGGAACGCCCGATGCAGGTCATCCGGCGCGAGGTGCCCCTGCCCTGGCAGGAGCACGACCTCGGCGGCATCGAGGACGAGGAGCGCCGCGAGGAGGCCGCGCTCCGCATCGTGGACGAGGACCGCACCCGCCGGTTCGACATGGTCAGACCGCCGCTGATGAGGTTCACCCTGGTCAGGATGGGCCCGAAGGACCACCGGCTGCTGCTGACCAAACACCACATCCTCATGGACGGCTGGTCCTCGCCGATCGTGGCGGGGGAGTTCTTCGAGCTGTACGCCCGCGGCGGGGACGCCTCCGGCCTGCCGCCGGTCACCCCGTACCGCGACTACCTCGCCTGGCTGGCGAACCAGGACACCACCGCCGCCGAGGCGGCCTGGCGCACCGCGCTGGCGGGTCTGGCCGAGCCGACCCTGCTCGCGCCGCGGGCCACGGGCCACGCCGATGTGGTCCCCGACGAGCTGAGCGCATCGCTGTCCGCCGAGCTGACGGAGGGGCTGACGGCGCTGGCGCGGTCGCGGGGCTGGACGCTGAACACGGTGGTGCAGGGTGCGTGGGGTCTGCTGCTGGCGTCGCTGACCGGCCGTGACGATGTGGTGTTCGGCACCACGGTCTCGGGGCGGCCTCCGGAGGTTCCGGGGGTGGAGACGATGGTGGGGCTGTTCATCAACACCCTTCCGGTGCGGGTGCGGCTGGATCCGGCCGAGACGCTGGCGCAACTTCTGGGGCGGCTCCAGGATCAGCACACCGAGCTGATGGACCACCAGCACCTCGGACTCACCCAGATCCAGGGCCTGGCCGGTGTCGGCACCCTCTTCGACACCCTCGTCCTCTTCGAGAACTACCGGGTGGACTCCGGGACGGTCGAGTCCTCCCTCTCCGGCGCCCGGGTCACCGGCGGCTCCGGCCGGGACGCCACCCACTACCCGCTGAGCCTCGCCATGGCCCCCGGGCCCACGATGCTGCTCAAGGTCGGCTACCGCCCCGATGTGTTCGACCGCGCGACGGTCGCCTCCCTGGTCGACCGGCTCACCCGGTTCTTCGAGGCCGTGGTCGAGGACCCCGGGCAGCTCGTCGGGCGGGTGGACGCGCTCGACCCCGCCGTCCGCCGCCAGGTGCTGGTGGACTGGAACGACACCGCGCGCGAGGTGCCCGCCACGACGCTGCCCGGGATGTTCCAGGAGCAGGTGGCGCGCACCCCGGACCACCTCGCGGTGGTGCACGGCGGCACCCGCCTCACCTACGCCGAACTCAACGAGCGGGCCAACCGGCTCGCCCACCACCTGATCTCCCTGGGCGCGGGCCCGGAGAAGCTGGTGGCGCTGTCGCTGCCCCGCAACGACCGCACCCTGGTGGCGGTCCTCGCGGTGCTCAAGTCGGGCGCCGGGTATCTGCCCATCGACCCCAAGTACCCGGCCGACCGCATCGCGTACATCGTCCAGGACGCCGCGCCGGCGCTGGTGCTCACCGAGTCGGGAGTCGACGCGGCCCTGCCCGCGACCGGCCACCGGGTGGTCGTCCTCGACGACCCCGAGGTGGAGCGGGCCCTGGAGTACAGCCCGGCGACCGATCCGGCCGACGGCGACCGCATCCACGCGCTGCACCCCGCCTCGCCCGCGTACGTCATCTACACCTCGGGCTCCACCGGCCGCCCCAAGGGCGTCGCCGTGCCGCACCGCGCGGTGGTCAACCTCGCGGCCTGGGCGCGCACCGCCCTGGGCGCCGAGCGGCTGGCCCGGATGCTGTTCACCACGTCGCTGAGCTTCGACGTCTCCGTCTTCGAGATGTTCGGGACGCTGATGTCGGGCGGCACCCTGGAGGTCCTGGACGACCTCCTCGCGCTCGCCGAACGGCAGACCGCGCAGCTCCCCGGCACCGTGGTCAGCGCCGTGCCCTCGGCACTGGCCCAGCTGGTCGGCCAAGGGGATGTGCGGCTCACCGCCGACACGGTGCTGCTGTGTGGCGAGCGGCTGGGCACCCAGGCCGCCGTGGACATCCAGAAGACCCTGTCGGCCGGCCGGCTGTCCAATGTGTACGGCCCCACCGAGGCCACGGTCTACGCCACGGCGTGGGACACCGACGCCCCGGTGGAGTCGGCGCCGCCCATCGGCCGTCCGCTGCACAACTACCGGGCACTGGTCCTGGACCGCTGGCTGCGGCCGGTCGCCCCCGGTACCGACGGTGAGCTGTACCTCGCCGGGGAGGGCGTGGCCCGGGGCTATCTGAACCGGCCGGGCCTCACGGCGGAGCGCTTCGTCGCGGACCCGTACGGACCCGCGGGCAGCCGGATGTACCGCACCGGTGACCGCGCCCGGTGGAGCCCCGAGGGACTCCTGGAATGCCTCGGTCGCACCGACGACCAGGTCAAGTTGCGCGGCTTCCGCATCGAACTCGGCGAGATCGAGTCGGTCATGGCCGCACACCCCGGCGTGGGCCACGCGGCCGCGGTCGTCCGGGAGGACCAGGAGGGCGACCGGCGTCTGGTCGGCTACGTGGTCGCCGACCCCGGGAGCCGGCCCGACCTGGCTGCCCTGCGCACCCGGCTCGCGGCCACCCTGGCCGAGTACATGGTGCCGTCGGCGTTCGTCACGCTGCCCGAACTGCCCATGACCGCCAACGGGAAGCTGGACCGCAAGGCGCTGCCCGCCCCCGAGGTGGCCGGAGCCTCGGCGCGCCCGCCGCGCTCCCCGCAGGAGGAGATCCTGTGCGGCCTGTTCGCCGAGGTCCTCGGTGTCGAACGGGTCGGCGTGGACGACAACTTCTTCGACCTGGGCGGGCATTCGCTGCTCGCCACCCGGCTGGTGTCCAGGGTCCGCTCCGCGCTGGGCGTGGAGCTGGCCATCCGCTCCCTGTTCGAGGCCGCCACTCCGGCCCGGCTCGCGGGCCTGGTGGCCGGGGCCGGAACGGCCCGCACCCCGCTGACCGCGCAGCCGCGGCCCGCGGAGCTTCCGCTGTCCTTCGCCCAGCGGCGGCTGTGGTTCCTCGACCGCCTCGGCGACGACCGCGGCGCCTACAACATCCCCACCGCGATGCGGCTCGCGGGGCATGTGGACCGGGCCGCCCTCGAGGCCGCCCTCCGCGATGTCGTGGCCCGGCACGAAAGCCTGCGCACGGTGTTCCACGAGAGGGACGGAGTGCCCCGGCAGGTCGTCCTGGACTCGGCCGAGATCTCCCTCGCCCACACCGAGGTGCGCGAGGAGGACCTGCCCGACGCCCTCAACGCGGAGGTCACCGCCCACTTCGACCTGGCCGCGGCGATCCCCGTACGGGCCCGTCTGTTCTCCCTCGGCGACACCGACCATGTGCTGCTGGTGACCATCCACCACATCGCCTCGGACGGCTGGTCCATGGGCCCGCTCGCCCGCGACCTGTCCACGGCCTATTTGGCACGGCTGCGCGGCGACGCCCCCGACTGGGCCGAACTCCCCGTGCACTACGCGGACTTCACCCTCTGGCAGCACGAGATGCTGGGCGACGAGGGCGATCCGGACAGTCTGATCGCAGGACAGCTCGCCTACTGGAAGGAGAACCTGGACCGGCTCCCCGAAGAGCTGCCCCTGCCCGCCGACCGGCCCCGGCCCGCCGTCGCCTCGGGCCGTGGCGGTGCCATGCTCTTCCGGATCGACCCCGAACTGCACGCCTCGCTCGCCCAGCTGGCGCGGTCCGGCCGGGCCACGCTGTTCATGGTCCTCCAGACCGGCCTGGCCACCCTGCTCACCCGGCTCGGCGGCGGCACCGACATCCCCGTCGGCACCCCGGTCGCCGGCCGCACCGACGAGGCGCTGGACGACCTCATCGGCTTCTTCGTCAACACGCTCGTCCTGCGCACCGACACCTCGGGGGCGCCGACCTTCAAGGAACTGATCGAGCGGGTCCGGGAGCGGGACCTGAGCGCCTTCGCGCACCAGGACGTCCCGTTCGAGCGGCTGGTGGAGGTCCTCAACCCGGAGCGGTCCCAGGCCCGCCACCCGCTGTTCCAGGTGCTGCTCACCCTGCAGAACACCGCGGACACGGACGTGGCGCTGCCCGGCCTGAACGCCACGCCCCAGCCGGTATCGGTGGACATCAGCAAATTCGACCTGAGCCTGGAGCTCAGCGAGGAACTGCTGGCCGACGGCGCCGCCGACGGCATCGACGGAGCCCTGCGCTACAGCACGGACCTCTTCGACCACGACACCGCCGAGGCGCTCGCCCAGCGGCTGATCCGCGTGCTGCGGACCATGGCCGCCGCACCCGACACCTCCATCGCCGACGTCGACGTACTGACCCCGGACGAGCGCGAGCGGATCCTGCGGGGCTGGAACGACACCGCCCACCAGGTGTCCGCCGCCACCCTGCCCGCGCTGTTCGAGGCGCAGGCGGCCCGCACTCCTGACCGGCCGGCGCTGGTCTTCGAGGGGGCCACCCTCGGCTACGCGGAGCTCAACGCGCGGGCCAACCGCCTCGCACGGCTGCTCATCGAGCGTGGAGTGGGCCCCGAGGGCTACGTCGCCATCGCCGTGCCGCGCTCCCTGGAGCTGGTCGTGGCGCTGCTCGCGGTGGTCAAGACCGGCGCGGCCTATCTGCCGGTGGACCCCGACTACCCGGCGGACCGCATCCGCCTCATGCTGGACGACGCGGCCCCGGCGCTGCTGCTGACGACCACGGAGACGGCCACCGGACTGCCCGTCGACGCGTCCGTGCCGGTCCTGGCGCTGGACGCGCCCGGCACCCTGGACACCCTCGCCGGGCTCCCGGACGGCGACGTCCCCGACGGCGAGCGGCGCACACCGCTGCACCCCGCCTCGCCCGCCTACGTCATCTACACCTCCGGCTCCACCGGCCGCCCCAAGGGTGTGATGGTGCCGCATTCGGGCATCGTCAACCGGCTCGCCTGGATGCAGGCACGCTACGGCCTCACCGCCGAGGACCGTGTGCTGCAGAAGACGCCCGCGGGGTTCGACGTCTCCGTCTGGGAGTTCTTCTGGCCGCTGCTCGAAGGCGCGGCGCTCGTCGTCGCCCGGCCCGAGGGCCACAAGGACCCCGCCTATCTGGCCGAGCTGATCCGGGCCGAGCGCGTCACCACGGTCCACTTCGTGCCCTCGATGCTCCAGGTGTTCCTCCAGGAGCCGGGCGCCGCCCGGTGCACCGGACTGCGCCGCGTCCTGTGCAGCGGTGAGGCGCTGCCGCGGGAGCTGCAGGACGAGTTCCTGCGCACTCTGGACGCCGAACTGCACAACCTGTACGGCCCGACCGAGGCATCGGTGGACGTCACCTCCTGGGAGTGCGAGCGCACGGCGCCGCCGGGCCCGGTGCCCATCGGCCGGCCGGTGTGGAACACCCGGCTGTACGTGCTCGACGACGCGCTGCGGCCGGTGCCGCCCGGGGTGCCCGGCGATCTGTACCTGGCGGGCGTCCAGCTCGCCCGGGGCTATCTGGGCCGCCCCGGCCTGTCGGCCGAACGGTTCGTCGCCGACCCCTTCTCCGCCGACGGCGGCCGGATGTACCGCACGGGGGACGTCGCCCGCTGGCGGCCCGACGGAGCGCTGGACTTCCTCGGCCGCGCCGACGACCAGGTGAAGCTGCGCGGCTTCCGGATCGAACTGGGCGAGATCGAGGCGGTGCTGGCCCGCCACGCGGACGTGGCGCACACCGCGGTCGTCGTCCGGGAGGACCAGCCCGGCGACCGGCGCCTGGTGGCGTACGTCGTCGCCCAGGCCGCCGGCGGCGAACCAAAGCCGGCGGCCCTGCGCGACCATCTGGCGGCCGAGGTGCCCGAGTACATGGTGCCGTCCGCCTTCGTGACGCTGCCCGAGCTGCCGCTGACCCCCAACGGCAAGCTGGACCGCAAGGCGCTGCCCGCCCCCGGGGCACCCGCCGGCGTCGAGGGCCGTGCCCCGCGCAATGTGCGTGAGCAGTTGCTGTGCGGGGTGTTCGCCGAGGTGCTGGGGCTGCCCCGGGTCGGGATCGACGACAACTTCTTCGAGCTGGGCGGCCATTCGCTGCTCATGGTGCGGCTCGCCAACCAGGTGCGGCTGGCCTTCGGCGTCGACCTGACGATCCGGACCGTCCTCAACACCCCGACCGTCGCGGGCCTGGCCGAGCGACTGTACGAGCTGGACCACGGCGACGACCTGGACGTGCTGCTGCCCCTGCGGCGGCAGGGCTCCCTGCCCCCGCTGTTCTGCATCCACCCTGGCACGGGTGTCGGCTGGCCCTACACCCGGCTCATCCCCGAGGTCGACCGCGACCGTCCCCTCTACTCCTTCCAGGCCAGGGGGCTCCGGGACCTCGCCGAACTGCCCGAGACCATCGAGGAGGTCATCGAGGACTACCTCGGCCAGATCCGGGAGATCCAGCCGCACGGCCCCTATCACCTGCTCGGCTGGTCCCTCGGCGCGGCCCTCGCCCAGGGCATCGCCACCCGGCTCCAGGCATCCGGCGAGGAGGTCGCCCTGCTGATGAGCCTGGACGGCTATCCGATGGACGCGGCGCCGGTCAACGCCGAGCCGTGGAGCCAGCAGCAGTTCCTCCTGGAGCTCCTGGAGGTCGCCGGCATCGACCTCGGCCACGACGGCCCGCTGGACCGCGACGAGGTGATGGAGACCATCCGCAAGGAGGGCTCGCCGTTCGCCACGCTCAGCGCGGCGCAGTCGGAGAACATGTTCCGGATCTACCGGAACTTCGCCGTGGTGAGCCAGGCGTTCACCCCCGACCGGTTCACCGGGGACATGGTCTTCTTCCGCGCCGCCCGCTCCAGCGAGGAGCTCGGGCTGGAGGCGCACACCTGGGACCGGTACGTGGACGGCCGGGTCGAGGTCCATGACATCGAATGCGTCCACGGCGAGATGACCCAGCCGGTGGCCATGCGGGTCATCGGGCCGATCCTGCGGGACCGGCTCCGCGTCGGCGACTGACCCGGCCCCTTCCGCTCCGGGAGCCTCCCGGAGCACCGAAAAACCTTCGGGAACTTAAAACAAGGAGAGAAACGACATGAGCAACCCGTTCGAGAACGCCGAGGGCCGCTTCTTCGTCCTGGTCAACGAGGAGCGGCAGTACTCCCTCTGGCCGGCGTTCGCCGAGGTCCCGGCCGGCTGGACGGTCGTCCACGGCGAGGACACCCGCGACGCGTGCCTCGAGCACATCAACCAGAACTGGACCGACATGCGGCCCAAGAGCCTGGTCGACGCGATGAGCGCCGCCTGACCCCACCGCCCCACCACGCCAGGCCCGGGAACGGCCGCACCCACCCGTGCGGCCGTCCCCGGGCCGGGGCCCGCCCGCTGACACCGCCGCCGCGCGAGAGCGCGCCACCGACACGCGAGTCTCACTGCGACCGAGGATGAACGAGACATGCCTGACGCCCGGACCACCCGGCTCCCCCTGACCGCCGCCCAGTCGGGAATGTGGTACGCCCAGCGGCTGGACCCCGACAACCCGATCTACAACGGCGCCCAGTACCTGGAGATCCAGGGGCTGCTCGACCCCGACCTCCTGGAGGAGGCGCTGCGCCGGGTCGTCCGGGAGACCGACGCGCTGCGCACCCGTTTCGCCGAGGACGCCGAGGGCGTATGGCAGTTGGTCGACCCGGACGGCACGGGCACGGTCCACTACATCGACGTCAGCCACGAGGACGACCCGCAGGCCGCGGCCGAGGCATGGATGCGCGCCGACTACCGGCGCCCGCTCGACCTCCTCGGCGACGAACTGGTCCGCTTCGCCGTCCTCGAGACCGCCCCCGACCGCTTCCTGTGGTACCACCGCTGCCACCACATCGTGCTGGACGGTTTCAGTGGCGCCCTGATCTCGCGGCGGGTCGCCGAGATCTACACCGCCCTGACGGCCGGGAACCCGGTGCCCGAGAGCGGATTCGGACCGTTGGCGGGCCTGGTTGCCGCCGACGAGCGCTACCGCGCCTCGGAGGACTTCGCCAAGGACAAGGCGCACTGGAACACCCTGCTCGCCGACCGCCCCAAGCCGCCCAGCCTGACGGCCGCGGACCCCACCATGCCGACCCGCCTGCGGCGCGGCACCACCTGGCTGTCCCCCGAGTCCACCCGTGCGCTGCGGGAGGCCGGAGACCGGGCCGGTGTCCCCTGGCCGCCCGTGGTGACGGCCGTCCTCGCCGCCTATCTGCAGAGCCTGGCCGGAGGCGATGACATCGTCGTCGGCCTGCCGGTGACCGGCCGGGTCGGCAAGGTAGCCCGGGCCACCCCGGGCATGGTCTCCAACGTCCTGCCGCTGCGGCTGTCCGTGCGGCCCGAGTCGACCTTCGGGGAACTGCTCACCCAGGTCGCCGGATCGATGCGGCGGGTACTGCGGCACCAGCGCTACCGCTACGAGGACCTGCGCCGCGACCTCGGCCTGCTCGGCGGCGACCAGCGCCTGGTCGGACCGCAGATCAACATTATGATGTTCGGCCACGGGCTGACCTTCGGCGAACTGCCCGCGATCCCGCACACCCTCAACCTCGGTCCGGTGGAGGATCTGTCGGTCGTCGTCCACGACCTGGGCGAGGGCCAGGGGCTGCGCATCGACTTCGAAGGCAACCCCGAGCTCTACAGCGAGCAGGATCTCGCCCTCCACCAGCGCAGATTCGTCCAGCTGATGGAGTCCCTCGCGGACGCCGGAGCGGACCGCGCCCTGGGCACCGTGGACATCCTCCTGCCCGACGAGCGGGCCCGTCTGCTGCCGCCGACGGACGACACTCCGGCCGCGCTACCGGACACCACCCTCACCGAGCTGTTCGAGGCGCGGGCGAGGGAGTCCGCCGAGAGCGTGGCGGTGGTGTGCGGCGAGGAGTCGTTGTCGTATGGGGAGCTGAACGCGCGGGCGAATCGGCTGGCGCGGTTGCTGGTGGGGCGTGGGGTGGGTGTTGAGGACCGGGTGGGGCTGGTGCTGCCGCGGTCGGTGGATCTGGTGGTGGCGGTTCTCGCGGTGTTGAAGGCCGGGGCGGTGTATGTGCCGGTGGATCCGGGTTATCCGGCCGACCGGGTGGCGTATGTGTGGGAGGACGCGGGTCCGTCGCTGGTGGTGACGGAGGTGGGTGTGGGAGTTCAGGTGCCGGCGGGGGTTCCGCTGGTGGCGCTGGATGACGTCGAGGTGGTGGTGGAGTTGGCGGGGCTGGATGGGTCGGATGTGGGGGTCCGTGTTTCGCCGGAGGCGGCCGCGTATGTGATTTACACGTCGGGTTCCACGGGGCGGCCCAAGGGTGTCGTCGTGCCGCACGGGAATGTGGTGCGCCTTTTTGAGGCGACGGATGGGTGGTTCGGGTTCGGTGCGGATGATGTGTGGACGCTGTTCCATTCGTTCGCGTTCGACTTTTCGGTGTGGGAGTTGTGGGGTGCGTTGTTGCGGGGTGGGCGGTTGGTGGTGGTGCCGTTTGAGGTGAGTCGTTCGCCGGGGGAGTTTTTGCGGTTGCTGGCGGATGAGGGGGTGACGGTGCTGAATCAGACGCCGTCGGCTTTCTATCAGTTGATGCAGGCGGATCGTGAGGCGCTGGAGGTGGGTGCCCGGTTGCGGCTGCGGTGGGTGGTGTTCGGTGGCGAGGTGCTGGATCTGTGGCGTCTTGAGGAATGGTTCGACCGGCATGGGGATACGGGTCCGGTTCTGGTGAACATGTATGGGATCACCGAGACGACTGTGCATGTCAGTTATGCGGCGTTGGATTCCCGTGTTGCGAAATCCGGTGCGGGGAGTGTTATCGGGGTTGGGATTCCTGACCTTCGGGTGTATGTCCTTGACGGTGGTTTGCGTCCGGTGCCCGTCGGTGTGGCGGGGGAGATGTATGTCGGGGGCGCTGGGGTGGCGCGTGGTTATTGGAATCGTCCGGGTTTGACGGCGGGGCGTTTTGTGGCGGATCCGTTCGGTCCGGCGGGTGCCCGGATGTATCGGTCGGGTGATGTGGCGCGGTGGACCGATGGGGGTGTGCTGGAGTTCGTCGGGCGGGCGGATGGCCAGGTGAAGGTGCGGGGGTTCCGTATCGAGTTGGGGGAGGTCGAGGCGGTTCTGGGGGAGTGTGTGGGGGTGGGGCAGGCGGTGGTGGTGGTCCGTGAGGACCGTCCCGGTGATAGGCGTCTGGTCGCGTATGTGGTCCCGGATGCCGGTGGCGAGGTGGGGGCGGGGGCGTTGCGGGAGCATGCGGCGGGGTTGTTGCCGGAGCATATGGTGCCCTCTGCCTTCGTGGTGCTGGAGCGGTTGCCGTTGACGGTGAACGGCAAGCTGGACCGTAAGGCGCTGCCCGTGCCGGAGGCGCCGGTGAGTGCGGGGGGTCGGGCGCCGCGTACGCCGCGTGAGGAGATCCTGTGCGGGTTGTTCGCCGAGATCCTCGACGCGCCCCGGGTGAGCGTGGACGACAACTTCTTCGACCTCGGCGGACAGTCGCTGCTGGCGACCCGGTTGCTCAAGCGCATCCACGCCACGTTCGGTGTCGAACTGACCATCCGCAGCCTCTTCGAGGCCCCGACGCCCGCCGAACTCGCGGTTCACCTCGACGACGAGGACCGGGGACAGCCGCTGGACGTGCTGCTGCCGCTGCGGCCGCACGGCACCCGTCCCCCGGTCTTCTGCGTCCACCCGGCGGGCGGCCTGAGCTGGTGCTACTCCGGGCTCATCAAGCACCTGGGCCAGGACTATCCCGTCTACGGCCTGCAGGCGCGCGGGCTCGACGACGACGGCGAGCAACTGCCCACGACGATCGCCGAGATGGCCGACGACTATGTGCGGCAGATCCGCACCGTCCAGCCCTCGGGCCCCTACCGGCTGGTCGGCTACTCGGCGGGCGGGGTCATCGCCCACGCCATGGCCACCCGCCTGGAGGCGCTGGGCGAGGAGACCGACCTGCTGGGCGTGCTGGACACCTACCCGAACCAGAAGATGCCGCCCATCGACGAACAGGACGTGCTGGCCGACCTGTTGCGGTGGGTCGGCTACGACCGGCGCTACCTCGGAGGCGGGCCGCTCACCCATGAGCGGGTGACCGAGGTGCTGCAGCGCCTCGGCAGCGCCATGGCCACCCTCGAGGGCCGCCACATCGAGGCCATCACCAGGATCTACGCCAACAACAGCGAACTGTTCAACACGCATCTCCCGGACAAGTTCGGCGGCGACATCCTGCTGGTCGTCGCCACGCTCGACAAGATCGACATCTCCCCGACCCCGGACACCTGGGGCCCCTATGTCGGCGGGCGGATCGAGACGCGGGAAGTCGACCGGCAGCACACGGACCTCATGAAGCCCGGTCCTCTGGCGGAGATCGGGCGCATTCTGGCCGCGAAACTCCAGGACATGGACGGCCCCGGACC is from Streptomyces hygroscopicus and encodes:
- a CDS encoding protein mbtH, with translation MSNPFENAEGRFFVLVNEERQYSLWPAFAEVPAGWTVVHGEDTRDACLEHINQNWTDMRPKSLVDAMSAA
- a CDS encoding siderophore 2,3-dihydroxybenzoate-glycine-threonine trimeric ester bacillibactin synthetase → MPDARTTRLPLTAAQSGMWYAQRLDPDNPIYNGAQYLEIQGLLDPDLLEEALRRVVRETDALRTRFAEDAEGVWQLVDPDGTGTVHYIDVSHEDDPQAAAEAWMRADYRRPLDLLGDELVRFAVLETAPDRFLWYHRCHHIVLDGFSGALISRRVAEIYTALTAGNPVPESGFGPLAGLVAADERYRASEDFAKDKAHWNTLLADRPKPPSLTAADPTMPTRLRRGTTWLSPESTRALREAGDRAGVPWPPVVTAVLAAYLQSLAGGDDIVVGLPVTGRVGKVARATPGMVSNVLPLRLSVRPESTFGELLTQVAGSMRRVLRHQRYRYEDLRRDLGLLGGDQRLVGPQINIMMFGHGLTFGELPAIPHTLNLGPVEDLSVVVHDLGEGQGLRIDFEGNPELYSEQDLALHQRRFVQLMESLADAGADRALGTVDILLPDERARLLPPTDDTPAALPDTTLTELFEARARESAESVAVVCGEESLSYGELNARANRLARLLVGRGVGVEDRVGLVLPRSVDLVVAVLAVLKAGAVYVPVDPGYPADRVAYVWEDAGPSLVVTEVGVGVQVPAGVPLVALDDVEVVVELAGLDGSDVGVRVSPEAAAYVIYTSGSTGRPKGVVVPHGNVVRLFEATDGWFGFGADDVWTLFHSFAFDFSVWELWGALLRGGRLVVVPFEVSRSPGEFLRLLADEGVTVLNQTPSAFYQLMQADREALEVGARLRLRWVVFGGEVLDLWRLEEWFDRHGDTGPVLVNMYGITETTVHVSYAALDSRVAKSGAGSVIGVGIPDLRVYVLDGGLRPVPVGVAGEMYVGGAGVARGYWNRPGLTAGRFVADPFGPAGARMYRSGDVARWTDGGVLEFVGRADGQVKVRGFRIELGEVEAVLGECVGVGQAVVVVREDRPGDRRLVAYVVPDAGGEVGAGALREHAAGLLPEHMVPSAFVVLERLPLTVNGKLDRKALPVPEAPVSAGGRAPRTPREEILCGLFAEILDAPRVSVDDNFFDLGGQSLLATRLLKRIHATFGVELTIRSLFEAPTPAELAVHLDDEDRGQPLDVLLPLRPHGTRPPVFCVHPAGGLSWCYSGLIKHLGQDYPVYGLQARGLDDDGEQLPTTIAEMADDYVRQIRTVQPSGPYRLVGYSAGGVIAHAMATRLEALGEETDLLGVLDTYPNQKMPPIDEQDVLADLLRWVGYDRRYLGGGPLTHERVTEVLQRLGSAMATLEGRHIEAITRIYANNSELFNTHLPDKFGGDILLVVATLDKIDISPTPDTWGPYVGGRIETREVDRQHTDLMKPGPLAEIGRILAAKLQDMDGPGPDAHGTAQ